A genomic segment from Verrucomicrobiia bacterium encodes:
- a CDS encoding chemotaxis protein CheX: MNQTLDLSGIRNFMKGHLTEVFTTMLSQDAVLTPEQDVPKITDRVSGSVGFGGDDINGAVYLHMSASFASRAASVMLGLPAEEPPGDAEVNDVVGEVSNMLAGGLKSWLCDTGAPCAISTPGIIRGASFQIEPMPGVEQTILVFQCNSDFVVVEVHVKFNNR; encoded by the coding sequence ATGAATCAAACTTTGGATCTCTCAGGCATTCGCAATTTCATGAAGGGCCACTTGACGGAAGTGTTCACCACCATGCTCTCGCAGGATGCCGTGCTCACCCCTGAACAGGACGTTCCGAAAATCACGGACCGTGTCAGCGGATCGGTCGGTTTCGGCGGAGACGACATCAACGGGGCGGTGTATCTTCACATGTCAGCTTCCTTTGCATCACGCGCTGCAAGCGTCATGCTGGGGCTTCCCGCCGAGGAGCCACCCGGTGATGCGGAGGTGAATGACGTTGTCGGTGAGGTTTCTAATATGCTGGCTGGCGGATTGAAGTCATGGCTGTGTGATACGGGAGCGCCGTGCGCGATCAGCACCCCGGGCATCATTCGTGGCGCATCATTTCAAATTGAGCCCATGCCAGGAGTCGAACAGACGATTCTCGTATTCCAATGCAACAGTGATTTCGTTGTCGTGGAGGTTCACGTCAAATTTAACAACCGGTAA
- a CDS encoding chemotaxis protein CheA yields MKNPDQLVRLLDALGMEIVTAQAGSTEGQFPILDLLGNLRDSAGDNPVLRTRSAEAWERMVTVVESGKPFSDADIQWLNNLLMDFQKGISPAGSDDGFQSEKPSPVAPPKPPPTPSESPDEQPITLNMAGDGDLLREFVTESREHLDNIEQGVLVLENQPADSETLNTVFRAFHTFKGGAGFLNLIPINRLAHVLESLLDLARQNKLVIDAAVIELILEGRDVLRQFLDEIDGQLSGAKPVRAILIPVARLKAEVQELIERVQSGSMIPSGARKPADSAPRVEARGNASEAPAATPASIPAAPGASPAPANQPSAKQGAEHGGMIKVDTAKLDGLLDLVGEMVIAQSLVSQDLTEVPALDPQFARNMAQLGRITRELQRVSMSLRMVPIRGVFQKMARVVRDLSAKQNKKVQFITTGEDTELDRSVVEELNDPLLHMIRNSMDHGIESAEKRVAEGKPPVGTLTLRAYHQGGSIVVEIEDDGAGLKKERILAKAIERGLTTAGTQHSDEEIFAFIFAAGFSTAEAVTDLSGRGVGLDVVQRNIEKLRGSVDISSTAGKGTLFKITLPLTLAIIDGLIVRVGNERYVIPTLSVRESFRPQPDMISSVHGRAELVNVRGRLIPLLRLHQLFGITPASTDPADNIVVVAQCGTKLRCLLVDSLLHKQEVVIKNLNEIMIHKNPALAGAAILGDGRVGLILDVNSLVHLQD; encoded by the coding sequence ATGAAAAATCCTGACCAACTGGTTCGATTGCTCGATGCGCTTGGGATGGAGATCGTCACCGCTCAAGCCGGCTCCACAGAAGGACAGTTTCCGATCCTTGACCTGCTCGGCAATCTGAGGGATTCGGCAGGGGACAATCCAGTGCTCCGCACCCGCAGTGCTGAGGCGTGGGAACGCATGGTCACTGTGGTCGAATCGGGAAAACCATTTTCCGATGCTGACATACAGTGGCTGAACAATCTGCTGATGGATTTTCAAAAGGGCATTTCTCCCGCGGGAAGCGACGACGGTTTCCAGTCCGAGAAACCTTCGCCCGTCGCGCCTCCCAAGCCTCCGCCCACCCCTTCGGAGTCGCCGGATGAGCAGCCGATCACATTGAACATGGCCGGGGATGGCGATCTCTTGCGTGAGTTTGTCACGGAATCGCGGGAACATCTCGACAACATCGAACAGGGCGTCCTTGTTCTCGAAAATCAGCCGGCAGATTCCGAGACGTTGAACACTGTTTTCCGCGCATTTCATACCTTCAAGGGCGGCGCTGGATTTCTAAACCTTATTCCTATCAATCGCCTCGCGCACGTTCTGGAATCGCTTCTTGACCTGGCTCGGCAGAACAAGCTGGTGATAGATGCAGCTGTGATCGAGCTGATTTTGGAAGGACGCGACGTGCTGCGACAGTTCCTCGATGAGATTGATGGGCAGTTGAGCGGTGCGAAACCCGTCCGCGCCATTTTGATCCCGGTTGCGCGTTTAAAGGCAGAAGTGCAGGAGCTCATCGAACGCGTGCAGAGTGGCTCGATGATTCCTTCCGGTGCGAGGAAACCCGCGGATTCCGCCCCGCGGGTCGAAGCTCGCGGGAACGCCAGCGAGGCTCCGGCTGCGACTCCAGCAAGTATTCCTGCGGCGCCAGGCGCAAGTCCCGCGCCGGCGAATCAACCTTCCGCAAAGCAGGGCGCTGAGCATGGCGGCATGATCAAAGTGGATACTGCCAAGCTGGATGGGTTGCTGGACCTTGTCGGGGAGATGGTGATTGCGCAGTCACTTGTGAGCCAGGACCTCACGGAGGTTCCGGCTCTGGATCCCCAGTTCGCCCGCAACATGGCCCAGTTGGGCAGAATCACACGCGAGCTCCAACGCGTAAGCATGTCGCTTCGAATGGTTCCCATCCGAGGCGTATTTCAAAAGATGGCGCGTGTTGTCCGTGACCTCAGCGCCAAGCAGAACAAGAAGGTTCAGTTCATCACCACAGGCGAAGACACAGAATTGGATCGCAGCGTGGTGGAGGAATTGAATGACCCGCTCCTGCACATGATCCGAAACTCGATGGATCATGGCATCGAGTCTGCCGAAAAGCGGGTCGCCGAGGGCAAGCCGCCAGTGGGCACGCTCACCTTGCGCGCATACCATCAGGGCGGCAGCATCGTGGTCGAAATCGAAGACGATGGCGCTGGACTGAAAAAGGAGCGGATCCTCGCAAAGGCGATCGAACGGGGATTGACCACAGCCGGGACGCAACATTCCGACGAGGAGATTTTCGCGTTTATATTCGCTGCCGGATTTTCAACGGCTGAAGCCGTGACCGATCTCTCCGGACGTGGCGTTGGGCTTGATGTCGTTCAACGCAACATCGAGAAATTGCGCGGGTCCGTCGATATTTCATCAACCGCTGGCAAGGGCACGCTTTTCAAGATTACGCTGCCGCTGACGCTGGCAATAATCGATGGTCTCATTGTGAGGGTTGGGAATGAGCGTTATGTGATTCCCACGCTGTCCGTGCGTGAATCGTTCCGCCCGCAGCCCGACATGATTTCAAGCGTGCATGGGCGGGCCGAGCTAGTGAACGTTCGGGGCCGGTTGATTCCCCTGTTGCGCTTGCACCAGTTATTTGGAATCACGCCCGCGTCAACTGATCCGGCGGACAACATCGTCGTCGTTGCGCAATGCGGGACCAAGTTGCGTTGCCTCCTCGTCGACAGCCTCCTCCACAAACAGGAAGTTGTTATTAAGAATCTGAACGAGATCATGATTCACAAGAACCCGGCACTCGCCGGAGCCGCGATTCTTGGCGACGGCAGAGTGGGCCTGATTCTCGATGTGAATTCGCTGGTGCACCTGCAGGACTGA
- a CDS encoding response regulator, which produces MKILSVDDSRTIRIIVKRAFQNYDCTFCEATNGEEGLAAAAKENPDIIILDVTMPVMDGVTMLTKLKEDPALKAIPVIMLTAESGRENVLQIAKLGVRDYLVKPFKETELIEKVSRIINLQKKAPAA; this is translated from the coding sequence ATGAAAATTCTGAGTGTCGATGACAGCCGAACGATCCGGATCATTGTGAAACGGGCGTTCCAGAACTACGACTGCACATTTTGCGAAGCGACCAACGGCGAGGAAGGGCTCGCAGCGGCGGCTAAGGAAAACCCGGACATCATCATCCTGGACGTCACCATGCCCGTCATGGATGGCGTGACGATGCTGACTAAATTGAAGGAGGATCCTGCGCTGAAAGCCATCCCCGTCATCATGCTGACGGCCGAGTCAGGACGTGAAAATGTGCTGCAGATCGCGAAGCTGGGTGTGCGGGATTATCTGGTCAAACCGTTCAAGGAAACCGAGCTGATCGAAAAAGTCAGCCGGATCATCAATCTGCAGAAAAAGGCGCCTGCCGCCTGA
- a CDS encoding bacteriohemerythrin gives MNLKTKLLVLCGIPIAGLLVCATASYLLQVTSMQRITRVQNERMMIADVLRQMQLNTVQVQQWLTDISATRGQDGLNDGFTKAAESRDAFVANGEKMRQFLAARADSSGVEKMNALVASFDAYYQAGRSMAEAYVQHGTTAGNQKMSDFDNAAQRFLQELEPFIEQQSEESKRSLASVQLKGNRVTQAILLAALGLAAAMITLGIFFVRSITSPLNGIVEALSQGSELTGNAAQQVSSSSQTLAEGASQQAAALEETSASLEELASMTRRNAENAHHASELARATRSGADTCATDMQAMSSAMEAIKTSSDDISKIIRTIDEIAFQTNILALNAAVEAARAGEAGMGFAVVADEVRNLAQRSAQAARETSSKIEGAISRTGQGVAISGKVVTALSGIVSQIREVDELVAEVSSASKEQTQGISQINAAVGEMDKVTQRNAASAEESAGAADQLHAQARMMHDSVADLRKLLGQAVGQTSGNLRAEPSAQPRPAAQHRLPGMHHRSPSPPRNASVRSTDDLIRWEQDRMTTGVESIDEQHQELIKMINELHRACVAGAGKDELGRMMNFLAAYVQTHFAHEEELMSTHRCPTSAANKAAHLKFLQSFTRLKANFEEHGPTTSMLLDLQSLVGDWLATHICSIDTGLRKCPAAR, from the coding sequence ATGAACCTAAAAACCAAACTCCTCGTCTTGTGCGGAATTCCAATCGCGGGCCTGCTCGTCTGCGCGACAGCTTCGTACCTTCTGCAAGTCACCAGCATGCAGCGCATCACCCGGGTTCAGAATGAGAGGATGATGATCGCGGACGTTCTGCGGCAGATGCAGCTCAACACTGTCCAGGTGCAGCAATGGCTGACGGATATTTCTGCCACGCGGGGCCAGGATGGCTTGAACGACGGATTTACGAAAGCAGCCGAGTCCCGAGATGCGTTCGTCGCCAACGGCGAGAAGATGAGACAATTCCTCGCAGCACGCGCCGATTCATCGGGAGTCGAAAAGATGAATGCCTTGGTAGCGTCGTTCGATGCCTATTACCAGGCCGGGCGCTCCATGGCTGAGGCGTACGTGCAGCATGGAACGACCGCGGGGAATCAGAAAATGAGCGACTTTGACAACGCCGCTCAACGCTTCCTGCAGGAACTCGAACCGTTCATCGAACAGCAATCGGAGGAGTCGAAACGTTCCCTCGCCTCGGTTCAACTAAAAGGAAATCGCGTGACGCAGGCCATCTTGCTGGCCGCACTTGGCCTGGCCGCCGCGATGATTACGCTTGGAATTTTCTTTGTTCGCTCGATTACGTCTCCGTTGAATGGAATCGTCGAGGCGCTCTCGCAAGGATCGGAGTTGACGGGGAACGCAGCCCAGCAGGTTTCCTCGTCCAGCCAGACTCTCGCCGAGGGTGCGAGCCAGCAGGCAGCAGCGCTCGAGGAAACCAGCGCCTCCCTCGAGGAACTAGCCTCTATGACCCGCCGCAATGCGGAAAACGCGCACCACGCCAGTGAACTGGCCCGCGCGACGCGCTCTGGCGCCGACACCTGCGCTACCGATATGCAGGCGATGTCCAGCGCGATGGAAGCGATTAAAACGTCCAGTGACGATATCAGCAAGATCATCAGAACGATCGATGAGATCGCCTTCCAAACGAACATCCTCGCACTGAATGCAGCCGTGGAAGCTGCCCGCGCCGGTGAAGCCGGGATGGGATTTGCTGTCGTCGCCGACGAGGTCCGCAATTTGGCGCAACGGAGCGCCCAGGCCGCAAGGGAAACGTCGTCCAAAATCGAAGGAGCCATTTCACGGACCGGGCAAGGAGTCGCGATTTCTGGCAAGGTCGTCACTGCACTCAGCGGAATCGTCAGCCAGATCCGCGAAGTCGATGAACTTGTGGCCGAAGTATCCAGCGCTTCAAAGGAGCAGACCCAGGGAATCAGCCAGATCAATGCGGCCGTCGGCGAAATGGACAAGGTCACGCAGCGCAATGCAGCAAGCGCGGAAGAGAGTGCCGGTGCGGCCGACCAGTTGCATGCCCAGGCCAGAATGATGCATGACTCCGTAGCTGACCTGCGGAAGCTCCTGGGACAGGCGGTCGGTCAAACTTCAGGAAATCTTCGCGCCGAACCGTCCGCTCAACCCAGGCCGGCGGCACAACATCGTTTACCAGGTATGCATCATCGATCTCCCTCGCCGCCGCGGAATGCGTCGGTCCGGAGCACGGACGATCTCATCCGCTGGGAACAAGACCGCATGACCACTGGCGTTGAGAGCATCGATGAGCAGCACCAGGAATTGATCAAGATGATTAACGAACTGCACCGCGCGTGCGTTGCTGGCGCCGGCAAGGACGAACTCGGACGAATGATGAATTTTCTCGCTGCCTATGTGCAAACACACTTCGCGCACGAAGAAGAATTGATGTCCACACACCGATGCCCGACTTCCGCGGCGAACAAAGCGGCACACCTCAAGTTCCTGCAATCCTTCACCAGGTTGAAGGCGAACTTCGAAGAACACGGGCCGACCACGTCAATGCTGCTGGATCTTCAAAGCTTGGTGGGCGATTGGCTCGCAACACACATCTGCTCTATTGACACAGGACTCCGCAAATGTCCCGCCGCGCGATGA
- a CDS encoding chemotaxis protein CheX: protein MQKATEYQELAKRYGFAPIPESVLQLTQLVSRQDADLDDVAKLVDKDPSLRARLLRVANPDAEDESDYSIDTVEAALMRSGLGCALLLAMGTPLAQALMRAFQAMMSKKLEAVDRNSVPTLQGDHVLGTIGFSGKAVGSVYLRLSTESAQNIAATILGADPNETLDASEINDVIGELLNIMTGNFKSNLCDAGLDCRLSVPTVTCSADLHTPTSRGGGLERMAFRSGAISLFVDVTVNPWGAD, encoded by the coding sequence ATGCAAAAAGCAACAGAGTATCAGGAACTTGCAAAGAGGTACGGTTTCGCTCCCATACCCGAAAGTGTCTTGCAGTTAACCCAGTTGGTTTCGCGACAGGATGCCGATCTGGACGACGTGGCGAAGCTCGTGGATAAGGATCCGAGCCTTCGCGCCAGGTTGCTCCGCGTCGCCAATCCGGACGCCGAGGACGAATCGGATTACTCAATCGATACTGTCGAGGCCGCATTGATGCGAAGCGGCCTCGGGTGCGCGCTGCTTCTCGCAATGGGCACACCGCTCGCTCAGGCGCTGATGCGCGCTTTTCAGGCGATGATGTCGAAAAAATTGGAAGCCGTGGATCGCAATTCCGTTCCTACGCTCCAGGGCGACCATGTTTTAGGGACGATTGGTTTCTCAGGCAAGGCGGTAGGTTCTGTTTATCTGCGCCTGAGCACGGAATCGGCTCAGAATATCGCCGCTACAATCCTCGGCGCCGATCCGAATGAGACTCTTGATGCGTCGGAGATCAACGACGTGATCGGAGAATTGCTCAACATCATGACGGGTAATTTCAAATCCAACCTGTGCGACGCAGGGCTGGACTGCAGGCTGTCGGTTCCCACGGTCACCTGTTCGGCAGATCTCCACACGCCAACCAGCCGCGGAGGAGGTCTGGAGCGGATGGCTTTCCGGTCAGGTGCAATTTCCCTGTTTGTAGACGTCACGGTCAACCCGTGGGGCGCCGATTAA
- a CDS encoding chemotaxis response regulator protein-glutamate methylesterase, which produces MIAARKIRVLIVDDSAVVRRAISDALSRDPEIEVAGTACDPYVARDKILELNPDVMTLDIEMPRMDGLTFLRVLQQHRPIPVVVVSSLTQAGSSAALAALDAGAVDVLAKPGSAWSIGNLGEQLAHRVKGAARARFGTLPRTVAAPDAPPILSAGKFNPRQLVVLGASTGGTEAIKRVLTQLPAGLPGICIVQHIPAVFSKAFADRLNDCCAMEVREAAHGDEVKPGRVLIAPGDYHMALEWNGGHYTARLHQGPPLHYTRPAVDVLFNSAAACAGSHAVTVLLTGMGSDGAQGMKKLKAAGSQTIAQDESTCVVYGMPRAAVDLGVVDKVLPLDNIPSAIIRALEYNSHTIPRHAPTPESFNSTPAAK; this is translated from the coding sequence TGGCGGGAACCGCATGCGACCCTTACGTCGCCCGCGATAAGATTCTCGAGTTGAATCCCGACGTAATGACCCTCGATATCGAGATGCCACGAATGGACGGGCTGACCTTCCTGCGCGTGCTGCAACAGCATCGGCCCATCCCGGTTGTGGTGGTGAGTTCCCTGACCCAGGCGGGATCGAGTGCAGCCCTTGCGGCATTGGACGCCGGGGCCGTCGATGTGCTAGCGAAGCCGGGATCGGCGTGGAGCATCGGAAATTTAGGTGAACAACTGGCGCATCGGGTCAAAGGAGCGGCGAGGGCCCGGTTCGGAACCCTGCCTCGCACCGTTGCCGCGCCGGATGCGCCGCCCATACTCTCCGCCGGAAAATTTAATCCCCGTCAACTTGTGGTTTTGGGAGCCTCAACCGGGGGAACCGAGGCAATCAAAAGAGTTCTTACGCAGCTGCCTGCGGGACTCCCGGGGATCTGCATCGTGCAGCACATTCCCGCAGTTTTCTCGAAGGCCTTTGCAGACCGCCTGAATGACTGTTGCGCAATGGAGGTGAGGGAGGCAGCTCACGGTGACGAAGTGAAGCCTGGCCGGGTATTGATAGCTCCTGGAGACTACCATATGGCTTTGGAATGGAACGGCGGGCATTACACTGCCCGGCTGCATCAGGGCCCCCCCTTGCATTACACGCGCCCCGCGGTCGATGTTCTTTTCAACTCGGCAGCGGCCTGCGCCGGTTCGCACGCGGTGACCGTCCTGTTGACTGGCATGGGTTCCGACGGTGCCCAAGGAATGAAGAAACTGAAAGCCGCAGGCTCCCAAACGATTGCCCAAGACGAATCGACCTGTGTTGTTTACGGCATGCCGCGCGCAGCGGTGGATTTGGGCGTAGTCGATAAGGTACTGCCGCTCGACAATATTCCTTCTGCCATCATCCGCGCACTGGAATACAATTCACACACGATCCCGCGGCATGCCCCCACGCCGGAGTCGTTCAACAGCACCCCGGCGGCAAAGTAA
- a CDS encoding methyl-accepting chemotaxis protein, translating to MKIQTKLSLALLSGLLSVYLGSALFQHWRNGSEVKRFASEICSAEEGEHWSWVEKLQQATYAPLIDAMAEGEMDKFDKILIAQRNVQGLQEVSLFDANGKAAYSSDPSRLKQTLPAELQGALIGSAQMIKRRTENSFEMYRSIPSDRSCIECHEGWKQGQVCGVMSMKFSTDALKAAQSAWTRFEEDLQKSNTSTSVWTALVLIAALGALTGVVIHLQLTTPLKRVAQALNSEAEQVSAAAFQLSAQSQSLAEGASEHAASLEQTSASLEEMSSTTRHNADHARQAKTISSQTRAAAEKGVANMKQMDQAMTAIRTAGDDISKIIKTIDEIAFQTNILALNAAVESARAGEAGAGFAVVAEEVRALAQRSAAAAKETGARIAASIEKTKLGVELNATISSALTDIASRSRTLDELAASVASASNEQGQGVAQLNAAVSHMDKITQNTAANAEESASAAEQLNSQAESMKQAVAELLRLVGENATPAQRKENALPKHALTHSPKPGPPRKAEPSSTRRSAAGGEEISKQQIEIPLEGAF from the coding sequence ATGAAAATACAGACGAAACTGTCACTGGCACTGCTATCCGGACTGCTGTCGGTCTATTTGGGATCGGCTCTTTTTCAGCACTGGCGAAACGGAAGCGAGGTTAAGCGCTTCGCATCGGAGATCTGCTCGGCTGAAGAGGGAGAGCACTGGAGTTGGGTTGAAAAACTTCAACAGGCAACCTATGCGCCGCTCATCGATGCCATGGCAGAAGGTGAGATGGACAAGTTTGATAAAATTCTCATTGCCCAGCGAAACGTCCAGGGATTGCAGGAGGTGTCGCTGTTCGATGCAAACGGCAAGGCAGCCTACTCTTCGGATCCTTCCCGGCTGAAGCAGACGCTTCCGGCGGAGCTGCAGGGAGCATTGATCGGATCGGCCCAGATGATCAAGCGGCGAACGGAGAACTCTTTCGAAATGTATCGCTCGATTCCTTCCGACCGCTCCTGCATCGAATGCCACGAGGGTTGGAAACAAGGCCAGGTTTGCGGCGTGATGAGTATGAAGTTTTCCACGGACGCGCTGAAAGCGGCGCAGTCCGCATGGACCCGGTTCGAGGAGGACCTGCAAAAATCCAATACTTCGACAAGTGTCTGGACCGCGCTCGTTCTAATTGCAGCGTTGGGGGCGCTCACGGGCGTTGTCATTCACCTTCAACTGACAACTCCCTTGAAGCGTGTCGCCCAGGCGTTGAACAGCGAGGCAGAGCAGGTCAGCGCAGCCGCGTTCCAGCTTTCAGCGCAAAGCCAATCCCTTGCGGAAGGCGCCAGCGAACACGCCGCCTCACTCGAGCAAACCAGCGCATCGCTCGAAGAAATGTCCTCCACCACGCGGCACAACGCCGATCACGCGCGCCAGGCGAAAACAATCTCAAGCCAGACCCGCGCGGCCGCAGAGAAGGGCGTCGCCAACATGAAGCAGATGGATCAGGCGATGACGGCCATCCGCACTGCGGGCGATGATATCAGCAAGATCATCAAAACCATCGACGAGATCGCGTTCCAGACAAACATCCTGGCTCTGAATGCAGCAGTTGAATCAGCACGCGCAGGTGAGGCAGGCGCTGGATTCGCAGTCGTCGCCGAGGAAGTGCGCGCTCTAGCGCAGCGCAGCGCGGCAGCCGCCAAGGAAACAGGAGCCCGGATCGCGGCTTCAATCGAAAAGACCAAATTGGGAGTGGAGTTGAACGCAACGATTTCATCGGCACTCACCGATATTGCGTCCCGCTCCCGCACGCTGGATGAACTCGCGGCGTCAGTTGCGAGCGCTTCTAACGAACAGGGCCAGGGAGTCGCTCAATTGAATGCAGCAGTGAGCCACATGGACAAGATCACGCAGAACACGGCAGCGAATGCAGAAGAGAGCGCTTCCGCGGCAGAGCAATTGAACAGCCAGGCTGAATCCATGAAACAGGCAGTTGCGGAATTGCTGCGTTTGGTGGGCGAGAACGCGACGCCCGCCCAGCGCAAAGAGAACGCTCTTCCCAAACACGCTCTGACTCACTCTCCAAAGCCAGGCCCGCCGCGGAAAGCGGAACCTTCCAGCACGCGTCGTTCGGCGGCGGGTGGCGAGGAAATCAGCAAACAGCAAATTGAAATCCCGCTGGAGGGCGCCTTTTAA
- a CDS encoding carbohydrate porin, translating to MHNTLSALLLFLGLFPLCCANAAEIEATRTNDLALRRVHLGERRLLEDEAPARDAAGEQSRSDVPWHEGEYASGNWGGFRTSLAEKGVEFSGSYIIDGSSVLAGGLRQRSVARGLLDLNFTFDPEPVLGIPGSTFFAQYFFRHGPNGANFVGDLQGYSNIDAECFDRIGELWFEQKLLDDRIRVKLGQGDANTEFAYIESSGQFIHSSAGYSPTLRCLPTYPCPALSANVFVYPSAGTYVGTGVYSEPLDSRSPLNFETAYLLGEAGVAWEGARRLGPGRVAGGMWHEVAQVERFDGSFENSATGFYAVAEQQVWKENLEEPDNPQGVSLFAQYGYADANVSAIEHHVGCGLVVIGFLPCRDDDASGIYCSLAITSPADAALHRNETCVEWFYSFQATSFIVLQPDMQWIVNPGGGEGRAEAWITTLRVTLIF from the coding sequence ATGCACAACACATTGTCTGCCCTGCTGCTGTTTTTGGGACTTTTTCCTCTGTGCTGCGCGAACGCCGCGGAAATCGAAGCCACCCGCACGAACGACCTCGCATTGCGTCGCGTGCATCTGGGCGAACGAAGGCTCTTAGAGGACGAAGCGCCCGCCAGGGACGCTGCGGGGGAGCAAAGTCGAAGCGATGTGCCATGGCATGAAGGTGAATACGCGAGCGGGAACTGGGGAGGCTTTCGGACGTCGCTGGCCGAGAAGGGCGTGGAGTTTTCGGGATCATATATAATCGATGGCTCTTCCGTGCTGGCGGGGGGCCTGCGCCAACGCAGCGTCGCGCGCGGGCTGCTTGACCTGAATTTCACCTTCGATCCGGAACCTGTTCTCGGGATTCCCGGCTCAACTTTCTTTGCGCAATATTTTTTCCGCCATGGACCGAATGGCGCCAACTTTGTGGGAGACCTTCAAGGGTATTCCAACATCGACGCAGAATGCTTCGATCGAATCGGTGAGCTTTGGTTTGAACAAAAGCTCCTTGACGATCGGATTCGCGTGAAGCTCGGGCAGGGGGATGCAAATACCGAATTCGCCTATATTGAATCGTCGGGGCAATTCATCCATTCGAGCGCGGGTTACAGCCCCACGTTGCGTTGTCTGCCAACCTACCCGTGTCCCGCACTCAGCGCGAATGTCTTCGTCTATCCGTCGGCCGGCACTTACGTCGGGACAGGTGTGTATTCGGAGCCGTTGGACTCGCGTTCGCCATTGAATTTCGAAACCGCATACCTGCTTGGCGAGGCCGGCGTCGCCTGGGAGGGGGCGCGGCGTCTGGGTCCCGGGCGCGTGGCAGGAGGCATGTGGCACGAGGTCGCACAGGTCGAGCGTTTCGACGGCAGCTTTGAGAACAGCGCGACAGGTTTCTACGCAGTAGCCGAACAACAGGTTTGGAAGGAAAATCTCGAGGAGCCGGACAACCCGCAGGGAGTCAGCCTGTTTGCCCAGTATGGATACGCCGATGCAAATGTCAGTGCGATAGAACACCATGTGGGCTGCGGTTTGGTGGTGATCGGATTCCTTCCCTGCCGCGATGATGACGCGTCCGGAATCTACTGCAGCCTGGCCATCACGAGTCCTGCCGACGCCGCTCTCCATCGCAATGAAACCTGCGTCGAATGGTTCTACAGCTTCCAGGCGACATCCTTCATCGTTCTTCAGCCGGACATGCAGTGGATCGTAAATCCCGGCGGGGGTGAAGGGCGGGCCGAGGCATGGATCACGACCCTTCGCGTCACGTTGATTTTCTAA
- a CDS encoding CheR family methyltransferase translates to MERTFGSSPLADEDYHFICKVVYDQSRIHLGKDKKTLVSSRLAKRLHHLQLPNYGEYCRLLRSSEGSDEVRFLIDRISTNHTHFFREIRHFDFLRQTAIPQWSARLSSRRETFRLWSAACSTGEEPFSLAIHLAEHYQPADPAAWFIEGTDISTRVLEQAKGAIYSTEHAGAVGPELLRKYFQKGTGKWDGYFRVKESLRRCVRFHHLNLLEGKYPFVELFHVILCRNVMIYFDKPTQEDLIARLTERLAPGGYLLVGHSESLSGIRHSLRLVQPAVYLKQA, encoded by the coding sequence ATGGAACGAACCTTTGGCTCCAGCCCCCTGGCGGATGAAGATTATCACTTCATTTGCAAGGTGGTGTACGACCAAAGCCGCATCCATCTTGGAAAGGACAAGAAGACGCTTGTGAGTTCGCGACTCGCAAAGCGCTTGCATCACCTTCAGCTTCCAAACTATGGCGAGTATTGCAGGCTGCTGCGCTCATCTGAAGGCAGCGACGAAGTTCGTTTTCTGATCGATCGAATCTCCACGAACCACACCCATTTTTTCCGCGAGATAAGGCACTTTGATTTCCTGCGCCAGACTGCCATTCCGCAGTGGAGCGCTAGATTGTCATCGAGACGGGAAACCTTTCGTCTGTGGAGCGCCGCGTGTTCCACGGGAGAAGAGCCCTTTTCACTGGCCATTCATCTTGCCGAACATTACCAGCCGGCAGATCCGGCGGCATGGTTCATCGAGGGCACCGACATTTCGACGCGGGTGCTCGAGCAGGCGAAGGGTGCGATCTACAGTACCGAACACGCGGGAGCGGTTGGGCCGGAGCTGCTGAGGAAGTATTTCCAGAAAGGCACGGGAAAGTGGGATGGATACTTTCGAGTGAAGGAGTCCCTCCGGAGGTGCGTCCGCTTTCATCATTTGAACCTTCTAGAGGGAAAGTATCCATTCGTGGAATTGTTTCATGTGATCCTCTGCCGAAACGTCATGATTTACTTCGACAAGCCAACGCAGGAGGATTTGATTGCGCGTCTCACGGAACGCCTTGCTCCGGGCGGCTATTTGCTTGTTGGGCATTCAGAAAGCCTCAGCGGAATCCGGCATTCTCTGCGCCTTGTCCAACCCGCCGTTTACCTGAAACAGGCCTGA